From Populus trichocarpa isolate Nisqually-1 chromosome 19, P.trichocarpa_v4.1, whole genome shotgun sequence, a single genomic window includes:
- the LOC7469892 gene encoding uncharacterized protein LOC7469892, translating into MARIPIFLMGLVVIWAALAEAEYMIYKDATKPLNSRIKDLMSRMTLEEKIGQMTQIERGVASAEVMKDYFIGSVLSGGGSVPSKQASAETWINMVNELQKGALSTRLGIPMIYGIDAVHGHNNVYKATIFPHNVGLGATRDPNLVKRIGAATALEVRATGIPYVFAPCIAVCRDPRWGRCYESYSEDPKLVQAMTEMVSGLQGDIPANSSKGVPFVAGKTKVAACAKHYVGDGGTTKGINENNTQISRHGLLSIHMPGYYNSIIKGVSTVMVSYSSWNGVKMHANRDMVTGFLKNILRFKGFVISDWEGIDRITSPPHANYSYSIQAGISAGIDMIMVPNNYKEFIDGLTSHVKNKVIPMSRIDDAVTRILRVKFTMGLFENPLADNSLVNELGSQEHRELAREAVRKSLVLLKNGESAAEPLLPLPKKATKILVAGSHADNLGYQCGGWTIEWQGLGGNNLTSGTTILTAIKNTVDPSTEVVYKENPDADFVKSNNFSYAIVVVGEPPYAETFGDSLNLTISEPGPSTIQNVCGTVKCVTVIISGRPVVIQPYVSLMDALVAAWLPGSEGQGVADALFGDYGFTGTLSRTWFKTVDQLPMNIGDQHYDPLFPFGFGLSTKPTKTI; encoded by the exons ATGGCTAGAATTCCCATCTTCTTGATGGGGCTTGTTGTCATCTGGGCAGCCTTGGCAGAAGCAGAATACATGATCTATAAAGATGCAACAAAGCCTTTAAATTCTCGCATTAAGGACTTGATGAGCCGGATGACATTAGAGGAGAAAATTGGCCAGATGACCCAGATTGAACGCGGTGTTGCATCAGCTGAGGTGATGAAGGACTACTTCATTG GGAGTGTACTGAGTGGAGGAGGGAGTGTTCCCTCTAAACAGGCTTCTGCTGAGACTTGGATTAACATGGTGAACGAACTTCAAAAGGGTGCTTTATCGACCCGATTAGGAATTCCTATGATTTATGGAATTGACGCTGTTCATGGACATAACAATGTTTACAAGGCAACAATATTTCCTCACAATGTTGGGCTTGGAGCTACCAG GGACCCTAACCTAGTTAAGAGGATTGGAGCTGCAACTGCACTTGAAGTTAGAGCTACAGGCATTCCATATGTTTTTGCACCTTGTATTGCG GTTTGTCGAGATCCAAGATGGGGTCGGTGCTATGAAAGCTACAGTGAAGATCCTAAGCTTGTTCAAGCAATGACTGAGATGGTATCAGGATTACAAGGCGACATCCCTGCTAACTCCTCAAAGGGTGTTCCCTTCGTTGCTGGAAA AACAAAAGTTGCTGCTTGTGCCAAGCACTATGTGGGTGATGGTGGAACAACAAAGGGCATCAATGAGAACAATACACAGATCAGCAGACACGGTTTGCTTAGCATCCACATGCCAGGCTACTATAACTCAATTATCAAGGGTGTGTCAACTGTTATGGTTTCTTACTCGAGCTGGAATGGAGTTAAGATGCATGCCAACCGTGACATGGTCACTGGATTTCTCAAGAACATTCTTCGTTTCAAG GGTTTTGTCATCTCAGATTGGGAGGGCATTGATAGGATCACTTCTCCACCCCATGCTAACTACTCATATTCCATTCAAGCAGGAATCAGCGCTGGAATTGACATG ATCATGGTTCCAAACAACTACAAAGAGTTTATTGATGGCCTAACATCCCACGTGAAAAATAAAGTCATCCCCATGAGCCGAATCGATGATGCAGTGACGAGAATTTTGCGAGTTAAATTTACGATGGGTCTTTTTGAGAACCCCCTGGCTGATAATAGTCTAGTCAATGAGCTTGGTAGCCAG GAGCACAGAGAATTGGCTAGGGAAGCTGTGAGGAAATCACTTGTGCTGCTAAAGAATGGCGAATCTGCTGCTGAACCATTGCTACCCCTTCctaaaaaggcaacaaaaataCTTGTTGCCGGCAGTCATGCAGATAATCTCGGTTATCAATGTGGTGGGTGGACAATTGAGTGGCAGGGACTCGGTGGCAACAACCTCACGAGTG GTACCACGATCTTAACCGCCATAAAAAATACTGTTGATCCAAGCACTGAAGTTGTGTACAAGGAGAATCCCGATGCAGACTTCGTCAAGTCTAACAACTTCTCTTACGCCATCGTTGTAGTAGGAGAGCCGCCATATGCAGAGACATTTGGAGACAGCTTGAACTTGACAATATCAGAACCTGGTCCAAGCACGATTCAAAACGTCTGTGGAACTGTAAAATGCGTTACTGTCATCATTTCTGGGCGTCCTGTTGTAATCCAACCATATGTAAGCTTGATGGATGCTCTTGTTGCTGCCTGGCTCCCTGGAAGTGAAGGCCAAGGTGTTGCTGATGCTCTATTTGGTGACTATGGTTTCACCGGCACGCTTTCACGAACATGGTTCAAGACTGTTGATCAGCTGCCTATGAACATTGGCGATCAGCATTATGATCCCCTCTTCCCATTTGGATTTGGCCTCAGTACTAAACCTACCAAGACCATCTAG
- the LOC112325162 gene encoding uncharacterized protein LOC112325162 codes for MEDTSEPVISAAGVHEKVVKEDIHLKVKSKDKEPNDEKGAEVKAKSVEKEKPKEKEQHKEKDKEKSEKNKKKDVDEGGEKKRKDKKKGEEQEKKTKEKDKEKEKKGKEGEDSVGKESKVDKEAGEAKKEKKNKKDKEKNKKKDDEALGYDKEDKKNNKEEKKIKDHGVSRDEQEEKKEERKKKDKKEKKKDEDKDLKDTNKAIEGYKDQGLSVEDEDEDKKSEGREEKKKGKEKKVKDKGKKIDEESKEETKKDIDGKEDKKEGEVKEKKKDKEKKEKKSKDEIKEEKDYENEGKEENKKDKEKKEKKHRDGADDDIKDGDEEKEEKKKSKKKKD; via the coding sequence ATGGAAGATACATCTGAACCTGTCATTTCTGCTGCTGGGGTGCATGAAAAGGTTGTGAAGGAGGACATCCATCTGAAAGTTAAGAGCAAGGATAAAGAACCAAATGACGAGAAGGGAGCTGAGGTGAAGGCCAAATCGGTAGAAAAGGAAAAGCCAAAGGAGAAGGAGCAGCATAAAGAGAAAGACAAGGAGAAATcagagaaaaataagaagaaggaTGTAGATGAGGGgggggagaagaaaaggaaagataagAAGAAGGGTGAAGAGCAGGAGAAGAAAACGAAAGAGAAGGacaaagagaaggagaagaaaggaaaggaaggagAGGATAGTGTTGGTAAAGAGTCAAAGGTGGACAAGGAAGCTGGAGAGgctaagaaagagaaaaagaataagaaagacaaggaaaaaaataagaagaaagatgatgagGCTTTAGGATATGACAAGGAGGATAAGAAGAAcaataaagaagagaagaagataaaagatcATGGGGTTTCAAGGGATGAAcaggaagagaagaaagaagagaggaaaaagaaagataaaaaagagaagaagaaagacgaGGATAAAGATTTGAAGGATACAAACAAAGCGATCGAGGGGTACAAAGATCAAGGTTTGAGTgttgaggatgaggatgaggataAGAAAAGTGAAGGgagggaagagaagaagaaaggaaaagagaagaaggtcAAAGATAAAGGGAAGAAGATAGATGAAGAATCtaaggaagaaacaaaaaaggacATCGATGGTAAAGAGGACAAAAAAGAGGGGGAagtgaaggaaaagaaaaaagataaggagaaaaaagagaagaagagcaAAGATGAAATCAAAGAGGAAAAAGACTATGAAAATGAggggaaagaagaaaacaagaaggataaggagaagaaagagaaaaagcaCAGGGATGGAGCAGACGATGACATAAAAGATGGagatgaagagaaagaagagaagaagaagagcaaaaagaaaaaggactaG